From Plasmodium malariae genome assembly, chromosome: 8:
CATTTCCTTTGCCCAAATGtaccaaaaaaattatttcctCTGATTTTCTTATCCAAAAAAGAATCTACTCGTCATGAAATATACAGAAAGAGATTTGAAAGAAAACTAAAAGATGCAATACAAGcaattttatacaaaaaaggaataaaatttaattataaatatcatATTGATGAAGATATAATAGAAGGTATAACCGTTTATAAGGTTGAACTGAATAGCGATTGTTCTGTTGCCAAAGTTTATGTTGAAATAATGGGGGATTCCATCGATTCTAGACAAGTATGATTAAATtcaataaagtaaaatatttatcaatGCTTAAGATGTTTGTAAGTTCgttttctataatttttccaaattttcCTTCCGTTCTTTCAAAATTTAACCGttttatacttataaaatgcatatatatatatatatatatatccattttttagtaatccgcataatttatattattttattatttttttgtttataggGCTTCATATGGATAAAGAAAAACTGCaaaattattagatataAACTAGCTCAATTAATGAAGGATAGGAAAAGAGTACCTTTtctaaattttgttttaagtAATCTAAGTGAACAAACGTTATTATTTTGTGAAATGGAAAACATAAAGGAGCATTATGCAGATATGTTTAAGGACGATTTGGAAAAAGCGGGCATAGGAACCGAGGAAAATTGGCAACAGTATATGGAACAAAACGACGACATAAAATAAGGCCAATACAGTTATAAGCATGCTTCTCTTCTCaccaaatatatatgcataaataaatatacatatatatatacatgtgtatatgcaATGATCTACAAATTCcacattttttttggtatttcTCGCAAAGAGCTTTTTTAATTCGaaccatttttattttatgttatgtCATATCCAGCATAAAAATTGTAcacactttttatttaaaaaaaaaatatatatatatctttaattaCTCGGTAAATTACgcaaaaataagaaaagaaaaaaaaaaaaaaaaggaatccttttccattttttgtatatattttaaagcaaaatagacttgtaaaaattaattagcTATAATTTCTactacaaatataaaaaaattacataatatacatatatataaatatatatatattttttttgcaaaaatgtggatttacaaaatattattaaattttcccatttttacaattaaaaaaaaatgagggCAGTACACGAGTGTAGTAAATCAAAATTATGCATATCAAATTTAAGTTGTttatttaagtaaaatacgaccaaaatatgaataaaatgtGACTAAAAATTAGTTTTTCAAAAATCGATTTTATAACtctaatacatatatatacatatgggCGTACAATTTTCAAATAGAAGGAATGTTAaagataaatgaaaaatatgacaaTTCCTCAAAAAATAGTCTTATAGTTTTACTAACCAGTTTAAAGTATTTTGAACGTTAATGACGGTTATTCTTTGTTTTTACATAAGAACTTCcttatccattttttatcatcatcTGCAACAAGCTATTCACACAAGTTTTACCTTCATCTCACATCTTCCCTATTAATGCAATTAATTTCccattttaattattttgcaAAAACATACTCCATTAAATAAGCATCTTCTTTGTTTCCATAATACAGCGGCTCTGTTCCTTTAACTTTGTAATTTAATAAgttgtaatataaatttaatgcGGCACTATTACTTATTCGAACATGTAAGCAAATATTATCAACATTATAAATGTCATTCACATATTGGTGTGTTTGggttattaaataaaaggcTAGCTTTTGCTTTCTATAAGTTTTTAAAACAGCAACTGAAGTTAAATGTCCCTTCTTctcattttcttcttctagTTTTCCTAATGTATATCCACAAACTTTACCTTTCCCATCCTCTGCTATTTGACTTAAAGAAGGCCATGACAAGGCATGATAGAAATAATATCTCATACTGTAATTTTCTGGTAAATTTATACTATTACATTCTTGCATTGACAGTAAATCATAAACGttactttttcttattgacagcattttaacaataaatatgaaattaaaaaaaaaaaaaaaaattaactattTCGAAATATACTTTCTGCTTCTTATTTGTGCATCTGCAGCTAATAAGAAATTTTCAGACTTATAACTCAAAGATGTTTGGGCAAAGGACAaatatacatgcacatatatacaattataaaaCACCCTTTCGCGCTAATGCtgctactattatttttacaagaGTAATTCATACACCACGATGTATAACTCATTTGCTAACAAGAAATTCTCACCATACAGtcataaaaaaatcataCTTCAATCTAGAATAAGTTTTATCTCTCCAAATATATGGttcatacatattataattacatttaacaaaattaaatatttaatattcaaaatatccTATTTGCTTGGTTTccaaaacattatatatcatattattttgctCTCTCTTCCATTCAATTAGAATgtacttcatttttttattttataaaaacaaacgTTTTAATTTGccatattttgttatatcttgttttattttgctatattttgttatatttattttattatatattttttttttttttttatttcaacttgtatgtaattatattctCATTTAAGCCATTCGTAAATACGTAAATTACTACACGGacatattaatatagaatattttatactgttttataaattcaaatattttttgaaaagcaCTTCAAAATACTACTGAAAAAAGtacaatatttatttgttcaaaCGCTAAAAATAGGAGCACGAATAATGTAACacaagaattattttatgagGAAACTTTTCAAAGACGTAGATGAGTGACAgctataatataaaaaaaaataataattctgcacacctatatataatacgtatatataacaattacTTTACGAATGTTGCTCTTAACGTATTATTAAACAATGTGAGGTCATTTCTTAACAGTACTATTATGTACGTTTGCCTTATATCCAACGTATTCATCGATACgtatataacattaaaacTGGTTTAACATATTCATGGTAGCTCGCATAACGAATGACCACAtaccttatatatattttttgaggATACTAAAAGCTTACATGTTAAACATTTTATGCAGTAAAACCTGCGAAAATATTTGCATTTTAACATGTTTAGTTGCTTCAAGttccctttttctttttttggaATCCATGTATGTACTTACAAACAGcagatataaaatataaaaaaaaaaaaaaagaaaaaaaaattaaacgaaAGTTTAGtaaaagcataaaaaaaagaaaaatatgtggACGTAGAAGCAGAAAAGCTTAATATTCAGGAAAAATTTAGCGCAATTATTTTGCATAAAATGTATAGTAAATAAATGCAACACAACAATTGATAGCTACAAGTATGTAAAAAACACATGTGTCATGAAGGTAGAATAGAAAACACAAATAAttcaataataaatgaagaaaaaaaaaaaaaatgtgaaataaaaaaattacggaaaaaaaaaaattaagaaggTTAAAACACGGGCTTATGTATTTTACCTCGAAGCATTGTTACTTCgtaattgaatatatatacaaaaacagtttaaataaaatggaatttaaaaaaataaaaaaatgcataattataaatcttttgaaatatgaacaaaatttattagtGACCAacaattaacaaaaaaaaaacatttgataaaaaaaaaaaaaaaaaaaagtaaataaggagagataaatatataaacatcaGGAATCTCCCGatctttttttactttttatttgaagCAGTCGGGAACAATTAGGTGCACATGTATTCCTATACCcgcatatttatatgtacctacatatttatgcatacatGTGAAGGCATACATATTATGACCTCACCTGTCCAGTGTATGCGCGAAAGAGCTATTAAGTTACATATTTGCCTTTATTCCAAAATAAAGACGATCGTAAAATGAGGAAGTTGTCCGAGTATAAGAAAATGTACCAGAAAACTTTAGAAATAAAcattaaatgataaatatcAAACGGTTCAGCTAAATATCCGCAGGAGGTACTTTCTCCATTAATAGccaatttataaatttcctGACATTGCATATTTTCGGGTACGTTCATAAAAACATGATgtatatcaatatttttatttttctgtatGCTACTTAATTTGAAGAATTTGTACCCTTTTAATTTGATATATCTAAGAGCAATATCTTCTGGggttaatttattatataggGTAAAAGgtttttcaaaaaagtaCCTCCATTCTTCTTCACTTAATAAACAACACGATATATGaaccatatatattaacgCTGTTTGTATAATAAACAAAGGGTATATTTTGTGAAGAGATATTTGTATCTCATCATAAGATACTAAtcttgataaaaatatatcatttgaCATGTGCCATTTAGGTACCAACTTGTagctcattttttttttccccctcaTTAGGGATTCCTCAAATAGGCAATTTTTATTGACCATACCgctgtaatttattttattactttcgTGGTTATTACCTGAAAAGGTTCTATTGCCTCTTTCTTCGTGTCGTCTAGAAATATCACAAGGCATAATCATCTGAGCACTTTTCGAAAATACATTCGTATTTCCCTTATATGAGGTAGAACTTTGCTTATAcatcttttcattttttatttggcCTTTTCCTCCATTATtgtattccttttttccacCATTTGAAATGTCTTTGTGCTCATTACTCTTCGTGTCTTCTTCACTACTAGACAAATAATCCGAAAGACTATTAGAAGATAGTATGTTGTCATTGCATTTTATGTGTTCTCtactttttttcaaatgatacttataatttatgtagTACGAAGAAGCAACCATATCAACCACCTTATCAGAAGGAATGTCAACCAACTTATTGTACTGCCCCGTATCGACACCAAATGCCCatgatattaaaacaaatatttttactatatctaacacaattttatttctcagttcaatcatattatttttctttcctctatattttaatacttttaaaaaagcaTTTCTTGAGTTAAATATGTCCTCACCACtaatactactactactattactatcACTACTACTATTAGTACTATTATATGTTGACATGAAATAACTTGTGGACAAAGGAAAGTCAGGTATAACATATGGAACGTATCTCATACAGTTCATAAAACCGTtgaaattcatattttttggtaGTATccttttttgaataaataaatgcttAGGTATATCCGGGTCGCAAAAACATATACCCAAAAAGCATTCATCAATTGATGTGAAATTTGGATATCCTTTTATTTTCCCTAAATTTTCaagaaataatttcaaagttttaaaatttacttcCTTAACTTTTTTCTCATTGTCATTCATATGAAAGAACTCTTCATATGTTGACGAAGTCTCTTCAAttacattttcctttttattacaCCTTTTGTTAAAACAGTTGGACGACATATTTCTATATGGTTCTTCTACATTACTTTTCTCGCATTTATCACTACTATCATATGTATCATCACTAGcactattattatacttgCATTTATCGTTTCTATTAATACCATTATGTAATTCGTCGTTCCCTGGTACATTTATCTTATTTGCTTTATCTTTCTCATAGTTGTCATTCTCATCTGAGTATTTTCCCTCTCTTAATTTTCTTTCCTCCTCCCTCTTGCATTTTAGTAAACATTGATAATCTCTCGAACTACTCCCAGATATACTTGTAGAGTTACtccttttttgaaaaaattgtgaacttttttcattttctccatttttattagttCTTACTCTGTCTATATTTGTAATGCATTTATTATTGTGTTCCTTTTGCTTTAACCCCTCAACAATTGTCAAAATCTCACCTTTCTGTTCATCTCGGTTGAGTACACTTTTCCTTATTTCATCATTGTTTGTCTGCTTATCTTTTAAGAAGTCTTTATGTCCTTCAACACAAAACTTACAGTATGCACCATATACCTTTTTTGTGAGATTAAAAAGTGCTATGCAATTAGTACGTGAAATTTTAGGCAAAGAACTAGATGTAATGTTATGTGAACTGCTATCTGAAGTATTACTAACTTTTGGAATTTTGTGGTACTCCTGGTCAAATATAATCAACGTTTCAAAAAAGTCTTGCACAGAGTTgaaatcataataatatagtatgTATTCCTTAAGCTTCCTAATTTTATTctgtattctttttttttgtatatatctgTAGTAGTCCGATTTAAAAGGAGGGTAAGAAGCATACAAACTGTCAAACAccgttttttcctttatatcCTCTTTCAAATCATTTACTAAAGCTTGgtgtatatgcatttttttattggaCTTATCTCTTAACACAATATCTTGTGAAtctttaacaaaaaaaaaagcatctttcggaataaatattttgtctaaaaagaaaaaattatttttaaagttttcATTCACTTCCTTTATTAATTTGACGTGATTcagtttatttttcataatgttACATTTTACACTTTTCAacattttgttcttttgtgGATCcaacatataaaaacatcctttattttcatcataatCTAGTGGATAGGACtttagtaaataaaataaaattcctagtatcttcattttatattcaaaCCTTTCAAAGTTTGATTTACTAAAtgtttgaaaatttttatagttcacatattctataaaataatgtttattcatcttttcatctattttgttttttaaatactcACAAAAATCTGTAACATTATCACCCCTACATTTCAAtacatgttttatatataaataccaaaagatattttttacCTTGTCTAGTTTAATTAATTCGTTAAAAGATAAGTCAAGAACGTTTAAGcttctttttatcttataAAGGAATTCTAACGAGGTCTTTTCATTCTTTGAACCGTTCAAATTTATCACTTCACCATGTTGGAAGTTCCCTTTACATGCCTCATTGATATAGTAATCCTTACCATTTCTACTATTAATATCCTCCTTCGAACATAGTCCTTTTTCGGTTTCCCCTTTTAATTCGTCACCTGTATGCGTACTTATATCCGCATTAGTGTGATGGCTTACATCACCATCGTATACCCCCATATCAGCATCTACTTTTACTTGTTCATTTTTAGAATAGTGTGTATTATTCTCTACAACAGCATACTGCTCCTTctgttttataattttctcatAGCCGTTTTCCTGAAGAAGAAATTTAtcaatattaaatttatatccCTTAGCATTAttcaacttttttaaaactttcTTTAACTCTTTTATTCGGTTTCTACTTAGTCCCTCTATAAAATTGATTTCTTCTCTATatagcaattttttttcctttctttttaaaaactgattactttttataaaatcatCGCTTTGTGTTGTAATACTACCccctttatttataatactaTCAGTatgatttttctttatttttatgccatatttttcataactTCTTTCACTACTACATGTTTCGCTGATACATACACTACCTGATGTGTTCACACTTTTTGGTGATATGTTACGagtgcttttatttttagtgtCCATATTATCAGGTTTGTTTCTGTTGAGTTCGCTATGATTTCCTGTTTCTTTTGTTCTAACTGAgtcatttttgctttttcccTCGTTCTCGTCTCCTACAAGATAACTTTCTCCTTCATACCTACCTTTTACAAGTGGATTTTCACCCTCGCACACCTTCGTTATGTCCTTCCTTTCTCTTGCATGATGCTCCATTATGATATTACTCTCATCCTTACACTTCTCCATTCCATTTTGAttattttcctctttttccATTCGACAACGATTCATATAATTGCCTCCACCTTCAATGCATCTATGGACTATGTTTGCATCACTGCATGATCTTGTAacgtttttcattttttcgttAATTGACAAATTTCGAATAATACCTCTCACACTTTTTGAGATGGGGATTTGGGTAGTTTCATGAAGCTCCGCACGAACAACTGTGCTAAGTGGATATATATACCTTGCACTACTTTTATCAGTAATATTGCTGCATATCCTTTTTGAATTTACTGTTTTGACATAATTACTAAAGGGGGATGAGTTTCCTCTATAAGAATGTACGATGTTCTTCTCACTCAGATCCCTAATACTTCCACTTAAACAATTAAAAGTGTTGAGCTTATCATTTCTccttttaagaaaaatgttaGTGTTATCACCTAACCTACTTTCATATGCattaaagatatttttttgttccattaatttttcattgtatCTACGTTCacttacatatttatttttatacatatataatccATCACTACTATCCTTAAGTGGTTTAACATTTATTATCTTAGAATTGCTATTCTcttttactaaaaaatttgttttccCTATGCTgcttatattgtttttatccTTCCTCCAATTTCGTAGCACATTATTGCATCTGTTGTCTTCTACACATAAATCGTCTACATCATTTCCATTACACATAATAAGAGAGATTTGTCTCGCttgatgaaaattatttttatttgatttatcGTCATCCATAATTACTTGATTCCTATCTTGTGCTTCATCATCCGAATTTTGAACAAATATGTTCGtatcatcattatttaatttcgtatctttattcatattattcattgtatttttcttgtttaaaaaaaaaaaaaaattgggaACAGATCTTTTGGAAACGTTCTCATATTTACATGAagagttattattttttaaatcgtACATAAATTGATCATTGTGTGTAAAATATCTTTTaccaaataatttttcatcattttgaGTATTTTCAGAATTATATTCAGAAATATCCgtcattaaataattttttttttgatttaaaGCATCCTTTACCTTCAAATTATTCCTACAACTTATGAAAGTATTTGTCTtacttttcaaaattttttttttttgtgtatttacTTCTGTTTTGCTCAGTGTGCAATTTTCCTCATTAATGCAACTCCTATTTAAaggctttttattttcatttgagCAATTTGCATTTTTACATTGAATTACTGGGCtcatttcatataatttaattacattTCCTGCTTTACCATCAAATAAGACTGGTTTATCTTTAAAGTCATTATGTTCATTTATACTCTTCTTTCTTATCAACATGTTATTTAATAGataagtatttttataacagCTATTTTCCATACCTCTATTATTTCTCTCAGTTAAAATTGAACTCTTACCCATGTTATGCAACGGAAACTTATTAACTTCACTGTTGTACATAATTTTAGGAAATTTCTGAgcacttaattttttgacaTACATATAGGATTCATTCAATTTCTCTTGGCTGTTAGCCAAGTTACTTATGtctactttattttttgagtAAAACATTTTAGTGGTATAATTGTTCATATAtcttaaaagaagaaaaaaaaaaaaaattgcgaAATTAAGAAATTGAGAAGTTAAGATATCGATTATTTAAGGTATTCAAAAATTGagaaattaagaaaaaataatccATAAATTTATCGAAACacaaaaggaataaaaaggaCAGAAATGTTTGTATTATTAGTGAAGAAATACATCGAACATTGGGAAAAGCACACATTTCCATGTGTGGATGTTAAGCTATATTTACctacataaacataaacattGCGCATaggtacatatacatatgttggTAACAAATAATGGTGTACCCTCATACACATAAACGCAAATATACGTGAATGTACAAACACATACCTCTCTCTctctctatatatatatacccgAAGCAAATTTGCAATAACGTACGCAGAGTTCAAAATacaaatgcatatattatattttttaagtaccTCCTATTCAGTGTAATGGGGCAACAGTGAATTTCACCTTtcagtttaaaaaaattgttatatttttacataaacacacacatacatacatacgtacatacatacatacgtacatacatacatacgtacgtacgtACGTGTGTGTTcatgtataattaattatattgcTACTGTGACAAAAATAGTTGATACTTTTTGGTGCACCCTTAAAACACATCGGTCAGAGTATAATCcttatataacatttaaaaaaaaaattgtaggACATATTCATTTCTGAGATTAAATATgcatgttaaaaaattaaaaaaaaaacatatatatatatgttgaaaacttctatattttttaactttctCCTTCTTTCtacattttatgtatataataattcctGTTTTctcaaaaatgtaaaataaaaataagcaaaaaaaaaaaaaaaaataaataataaaatagaacaaaatgaactaacaaataaattaacttataaaagaataattttatatggtGCAGTGAACTAACACCTTCAACAACACAAAGTGCACTAAAATGCATCCCTCTAAATACAAGTAAAAATGTTCTATATAATCAAATAGTACCATGCCAATATAACACTgtctttaattttaataatatttatattatctgaacacgtaaaaataatactttattttgtatgtacatatatagacTAAagtgaaggaaaaaaaaaattaaaaataaaaacaaaaacaaaataaaataaaataaaataataaaacaattagGAATGCTCGGTAAccatattcttaaaaaaatgaattgtGCGCGAGATCTACAAGGTTCGAACATGAAACATTTTAAGGAGTACACATTTTTAGTATCTGTTGACTTATCAGACGGTATAATAATCAACGATGTGACAAGTTATAACCCTtaagaatttaaaattttgttacctctattatttttggagtatatatcattttcacCAAACTCAGGATGcactatataattttaataaaatggtcaaaaaaaaaaaaaaaaaaaaaagaaaattaatcattactataaaattactataaatatttgtattattaattttgaactcaaactatttaaaatacattccacaactttatatttttttattttatccttaCGTATATGCtacctatttttattaatttcattttaggACTGTAAtgcattaaattattatttttggtttaatgaagaaaaaagataaaatatatactctTATAAGAATACTATAAAACTCATTGCGTGCGTAgtattgttttttcttatgaacaatatacgtatatatatacaatatatatccACATACAATCACGTATACATACGTGCACACACACTCATTGTAAAAATAGATATACCCATAAACATACTATTTaagaacataaaaatttcgtttttcattaataatgCAGAATACTTAACAGTGATataatctataaaaaataaattttatagtCTTATATATCTTGCAACCCTTTACAACTACTAGCTACCtctaaatattaacaaaggaatttttttttttaaattaatatattttttttctattttatatcataataataagacacattatatatatatatatttatatttacacatattaCCTATTAATAGgtgtattatgtatttttcctTGCAATTAAAAGTATCATAacatttattgttattttttttatatttattattttaaaattaaatctttataattttagagAATTATGtagtttttgttttaatttaaattttcaaaaaaaaaaaaaaaaaaaattctaataaGAGCAATAGTAAAGttacagtaataataatgacatcgctattataaaaattttgctatatataataataatttatttaaaaaaaaaaaaaatgaaaatgttcATTATGTTCAATGctcctttttaataaattatatatacctCTATCTACaactaaatataattatttttcttatatttttttaataataagaaaaatacttcgtaaatatattaagaatcTGTTATAATAACTTCTACTTCAACTACTGGGTCTATATTGATGGATGTCATTTGTGTAACAACTTCACATTGAGAATATAAATCAATAAGCCTCTTATAAATTCTTAATTCAAATCTATCCCAAGTATTGGTACCTTCTCCACATGGTGATTTTCTTGTTGTTAACCTTAAAGTTTTAACTGGTAATCTCACGGGTCCCgatacatttaaatttttttcctttgctCCTTTCATAATGTCACTGCAAACTGTTGtgcaaaaaatgtatataaatatctgtgcatatatatatatatttatatgtaatacatataaattactaCGAATTAGatatttaatgtaattttgtttaattccaatatattatgttaaaaattgCTATGAATTCTCACATAACCTATTACAAACACATGCAACagtaataaatttatgtacccacatatgtatatatatatatatatgtatttttcgTTCAACAAAATGGATAACGTCATAACATCAAGTACGGTAACAGGTTTAAAAACTCCTTTCGTTTCAATAAAAACAGTAAAATACTCTCAACTCACATTCATCTATAATTTAAGTATACATCAAAGCTACACCTACATTCACTcggtaaatatacatttgaccgttataaaaaaaaacattttctGGCATATAAATAACGCATAAATGTattaacacatatatatatatatatatatatgtgcatattatttcctttgataatttactattttataaaatgcatataaCACAAAcattattcatttatgtttgaaaattttattcaaaaaCATTACCTTTTTCTATAGCTCTCAAATTTTTTGAGGTTAAAGCTATACGAATACGACGAAGTCTAAACTTCTCGTTATCAATAGCTCCTTTCATTAATTTACTCATTTTGAGATAAACAATAAATTCgatatgtattaaaattgttgtaaacaaaattcaaaaaaaaagtttattttccttttatacaatattttttaaatttttttattgaaaatatagtattatataatatgcatTCCTTTTATTTGCTTCCTTCggaacattttaaaattggaaaaattttaattgtttttaaaagttcatataattattttttatatttttattatatttttatataaataattataaaaataattgtaaagtgaaatatgaaaaattaataattaattttatattttatataaaaaaaaaaaggatgagaagtgtataaaaaaggaaaaaataagttaCTACATACGTACAGGTTCGCAGTGCTCAAACATTTCTTctcaataaattatttatattacttttttattaatgtaaCAAGCATTTAagtatcatttttttacatcataataaaaaggcaatataatacaagtgcgtatatacatatgtatatatatataacatgaatactgtatatatatatgtacggaCCATTTCAACATTTACTGCATATTCAGAATATAcagtaaaattattaaattttcgAAGG
This genomic window contains:
- the PmUG01_08019300 gene encoding conserved Plasmodium protein, unknown function is translated as MNNYTTKMFYSKNKVDISNLANSQEKLNESYMYVKKLSAQKFPKIMYNSEVNKFPLHNMGKSSILTERNNRGMENSCYKNTYLLNNMLIRKKSINEHNDFKDKPVLFDGKAGNVIKLYEMSPVIQCKNANCSNENKKPLNRSCINEENCTLSKTEVNTQKKKILKSKTNTFISCRNNLKVKDALNQKKNYLMTDISEYNSENTQNDEKLFGKRYFTHNDQFMYDLKNNNSSCKYENVSKRSVPNFFFFLNKKNTMNNMNKDTKLNNDDTNIFVQNSDDEAQDRNQVIMDDDKSNKNNFHQARQISLIMCNGNDVDDLCVEDNRCNNVLRNWRKDKNNISSIGKTNFLVKENSNSKIINVKPLKDSSDGLYMYKNKYVSERRYNEKLMEQKNIFNAYESRLGDNTNIFLKRRNDKLNTFNCLSGSIRDLSEKNIVHSYRGNSSPFSNYVKTVNSKRICSNITDKSSARYIYPLSTVVRAELHETTQIPISKSVRGIIRNLSINEKMKNVTRSCSDANIVHRCIEGGGNYMNRCRMEKEENNQNGMEKCKDESNIIMEHHARERKDITKVCEGENPLVKGRYEGESYLVGDENEGKSKNDSVRTKETGNHSELNRNKPDNMDTKNKSTRNISPKSVNTSGSVCISETCSSERSYEKYGIKIKKNHTDSIINKGGSITTQSDDFIKSNQFLKRKEKKLLYREEINFIEGLSRNRIKELKKVLKKLNNAKGYKFNIDKFLLQENGYEKIIKQKEQYAVVENNTHYSKNEQVKVDADMGVYDGDVSHHTNADISTHTGDELKGETEKGLCSKEDINSRNGKDYYINEACKGNFQHGEVINLNGSKNEKTSLEFLYKIKRSLNVLDLSFNELIKLDKVKNIFWYLYIKHVLKCRGDNVTDFCEYLKNKIDEKMNKHYFIEYVNYKNFQTFSKSNFERFEYKMKILGILFYLLKSYPLDYDENKGCFYMLDPQKNKMLKSVKCNIMKNKLNHVKLIKEVNENFKNNFFFLDKIFIPKDAFFFVKDSQDIVLRDKSNKKMHIHQALVNDLKEDIKEKTVFDSLYASYPPFKSDYYRYIQKKRIQNKIRKLKEYILYYYDFNSVQDFFETLIIFDQEYHKIPKVSNTSDSSSHNITSSSLPKISRTNCIALFNLTKKVYGAYCKFCVEGHKDFLKDKQTNNDEIRKSVLNRDEQKGEILTIVEGLKQKEHNNKCITNIDRVRTNKNGENEKSSQFFQKRSNSTSISGSSSRDYQCLLKCKREEERKLREGKYSDENDNYEKDKANKINVPGNDELHNGINRNDKCKYNNSASDDTYDSSDKCEKSNVEEPYRNMSSNCFNKRCNKKENVIEETSSTYEEFFHMNDNEKKVKEVNFKTLKLFLENLGKIKGYPNFTSIDECFLGICFCDPDIPKHLFIQKRILPKNMNFNGFMNCMRYVPYVIPDFPLSTSYFMSTYNSTNSSSDSNSSSSISGEDIFNSRNAFLKVLKYRGKKNNMIELRNKIVLDIVKIFVLISWAFGVDTGQYNKLVDIPSDKVVDMVASSYYINYKYHLKKSREHIKCNDNILSSNSLSDYLSSSEEDTKSNEHKDISNGGKKEYNNGGKGQIKNEKMYKQSSTSYKGNTNVFSKSAQMIMPCDISRRHEERGNRTFSGNNHESNKINYSGMVNKNCLFEESLMRGKKKMSYKLVPKWHMSNDIFLSRLVSYDEIQISLHKIYPLFIIQTALIYMVHISCCLLSEEEWRYFFEKPFTLYNKLTPEDIALRYIKLKGYKFFKLSSIQKNKNIDIHHVFMNVPENMQCQEIYKLAINGESTSCGYLAEPFDIYHLMFISKVFWYIFLYSDNFLILRSSLFWNKGKYVT
- the ARD1 gene encoding N-terminal acetyltransferase A complex catalytic subunit ARD1, putative produces the protein MLSIRKSNVYDLLSMQECNSINLPENYSMRYYFYHALSWPSLSQIAEDGKGKVCGYTLGKLEEENEKKGHLTSVAVLKTYRKQKLAFYLITQTHQYVNDIYNVDNICLHVRISNSAALNLYYNLLNYKVKGTEPLYYGNKEDAYLMEYVFAK
- the PmUG01_08019400 gene encoding 40S ribosomal protein S20e, putative; the encoded protein is MSKLMKGAIDNEKFRLRRIRIALTSKNLRAIEKVCSDIMKGAKEKNLNVSGPVRLPVKTLRLTTRKSPCGEGTNTWDRFELRIYKRLIDLYSQCEVVTQMTSINIDPVVEVEVIITDS
- the PmUG01_08019100 gene encoding ribosome-binding factor A, putative, with product MYLYFFLFLFTLTKRNFTVYIKKKGDFLNSMHFLCPNVPKKLFPLIFLSKKESTRHEIYRKRFERKLKDAIQAILYKKGIKFNYKYHIDEDIIEGITVYKVELNSDCSVAKVYVEIMGDSIDSRQGFIWIKKNCKIIRYKLAQLMKDRKRVPFLNFVLSNLSEQTLLFCEMENIKEHYADMFKDDLEKAGIGTEENWQQYMEQNDDIK